The Hippoglossus hippoglossus isolate fHipHip1 chromosome 21, fHipHip1.pri, whole genome shotgun sequence genome contains a region encoding:
- the LOC117754895 gene encoding potassium voltage-gated channel subfamily E member 2-like codes for MRPLTSWQQMRDSDWSNLTLHLEDSLTGALGHFLDNWRHNMTAAANALDKTLAEENFRDVVWYLAVMIGMFAFIIVAILVSTVKSKRREHSNDPYHQYIEEDWTAQIQQGGVVTNFGV; via the exons ATGCGGCCTCTCACATCCTGGCAGCAG ATGAGGGACTCTGATTGGTCCAACCTGACCCTTCACCTGGAGGATTCCTTAACTGGCGCTCTGGGTCACTTTCTTGACAACTGGAGGCATAACATGACGGCAGCCGCCAACGCTTTAGACAAGACACTGGCCGAAGAGAACTTCAGGGACGTCGTCTGGTATCTGGCCGTGATGATCGGCATGTTTGCCTTCATTATTGTGGCCATCCTGGTGAGCACAGTCAAGTCCAAGAGGAGGGAGCACTCGAATGACCCGTACCACCAGTACATCGAGGAGGACTGGACGGCTCAGATACAGCAGGGTGGGGTGGTCACTAACTTTGGAGTTTGA